A window of Babesia microti strain RI chromosome III, complete genome contains these coding sequences:
- a CDS encoding ubiquitin-conjugating enzyme E2 H (overlaps_old_locusTagID:BBM_III03855), translating to MTSQQIRKQSDFTKLLMAGYDLNLNNGSTQDFNVTFHGPVGTAYEGGVWQVHVTLPDDYPFASPSIGFDNKLLHPNVDEASGSVCLDVINEAWTPIYSLVNVFDVFLPQLLTYPNPSDPLNSEAASLLMRDKVSYEKKVKEYVKLYASREVWQQKQDKMVKETSAEDSEISDFESNPVNLDDF from the exons ATGACATCACAGCAAATTAGAAAGCAATCGGATTTCACCAAGCT tttGATGGCTGGATATGACCTTAACTTAAACAATGGTTCAACACAGGATTTTAACGTTACATTTCATGGACCAGTAGGCA CTGCATACGAGGGTGGAGTATGGCAAGTACATGTGACGCTTCCTGATGATTACCCCTTTGCTTCCCCTTCAATAGGCTTCGATAATAAGCTTCTCCATCCCAACGTAGATGAGGCATCGGGCTCTGTCTGCCTTGATGTAATTAACGAAGCTTGGACGCCAATCTATTCATTAGTCAATGTTTTCGATGTATTTTTACCACAATTGCTAACCTATCCAAATCCATCAGATCCACTCAATTCAGAGGCTGCGTCACTTCTAATGCGTGACAAGGTTTCATATGAAAAGAAGGTCAAAGAGTATGTCAAATTGTACGCTAGTAGGGAAGTCTGGCAACAGAAGCAGGATAAGATGGTCAAGGAGACATCGGCGGAAGATTCGGAAATCAGTGACTTCGAGTCAAATCCGGTCAATTTGGACGATTTTTAG
- a CDS encoding DNA repair and recombination protein RAD54 and RAD54-like protein (overlaps_old_locusTagID:BBM_III03860): MIAIRNYKRPQSTLSDGLDTSDRYTSHPLNSYDYSICLIRAPLLSLLSVENGPTFKFKPFKSPLQGHVPGSSAESQRKTLGCKIKSLNNYSCRQFIKSSRSNLEIDDVDYSDVDPLVLYTPSPESKILKPVVVDPMLSKHLRDHQREGVQFVFDCLSGLKKFDGQGCILADDMGLGKTLQSITVMWTLLNQGITGKPAARKCAIICPATLVSNWESEIAKWLKGRCPCTAVSDNSREKVVSKFQGFKYDYKSRVIISSYETFRLHVDKLEGVPIDIIICDEAHRLKNDKAQSTKCIINIPAKMRLLLSGTPIQNDLNEFYALVSICNPNALGDINYFRKTYANPIVNGRSSDISSKEYKLAELRLKELSDITNQFVLRRTNALLSKLLPPKITMNVFCNMTPIQQTMYDLFTTTKILYKKTDSKIPNKGLLAIKGLMALCNHPFLISDPSKLGIDGLNDMIQELKYASNGRSKNIRYDLSGKLYLLYCLLHEIKWNTDDKVVIVSYYTQTLSLIKRLCRECNYTYTCLDGSVPPKKRHALVTKFNDPFSDIFVFLLSSKAGGAGVNLIGANRLIMFDPDWNPAFDYQALARIWRDGQRKVSYIYRLFCNGTIEEKILQRQLSKGSLSSMLVTDGQNEIVEGLSMEDLRDIFTLKTNTLSNTHDTIGCKNCTDKSYKAQDVDFDEKDLNTWAHHSDIETLPDEILRNAATRIPETLIGTISEPPKGYRPVSFVFSCYIDFKQQTIQHNTDDIKNSEDESNLVNTTKIVAKNPAKEAENVVNVVKEPTRLREKERTRKDSDYLYLEESLFSDSD; this comes from the exons ATGATTGCAATACGCAATTATAAACGGCCACAAAG CACTTTGAGCGACGGTTTGGACACAAGTGATCGATACACATCGCATCCGCTTAACAGCTATGACTACAGTATTTGTCTAATCCGCGCTCCGCTGCTCTCTTTATTGAGTGTAGAGAATGGGCCTACTTTTAAATTCAAGCCTTTTAAAAGTCCACTCCAGGGCCACGTTCCTG gtaGCAGTGCTGAATCTCAAAGGAAGACTCTAGGGTGTAAAATCAAGAGTCTCAATAATTATTCGTGTCGCCAATTCATCAAGTCATCCCGCTCAAATTTGGAGATTGATGATGTTGATTACTCCGATGTCGATCCATTGGTGTTGTATACACCTTCTCCGGAGTCTAAAATTCTCAAGCCAGTTGTGGTGGATCCCATGCTTTCCAA ACACTTGCGGGACCACCAAAGGGAAGGTGTCCAATTTGTCTTTGATTGCCTCTCCGGACTAAAAAAATTCGATGGCCAAGGGTGTATCCTAGCAGATGATATGG GGTTGGGTAAAACTCTGCAGAGTATTACTGTCATGTGGACTCTGTTAAATCAAGGTATTACTGGGAAACCAG CCGCCAGGAAATGTGCTATTATATGTCCTGCAACATTGGTTAGCAACTGGGAAAGTGAAATTGCAAAGTGGTTAAAAGGGCGCTGCCCGTGTACCGCTGTTTCAGATAATAGCAGAGAGAAAGTggtatcaaaatttcagGGCTTCAAATACGACTACAAG tCAAGAGTGATAATATCTAGCTATGAAACATTCAGATTGCACGTTGATAAGTTGGAAGGCGTACctattgatattattatttgtgacGAAGCACACC gTTTGAAAAATGATAAAGCCCAATCTACTAAGTGTATAATCAACATACCCGCGAAGATGCGTTTGTTGCTTTCTGGAACTCCAATACAG AACGATTTAAACGAATTTTACGCATTAGTATCAATATGCAACCCTAATGCGCTGGGCgatatcaattatttccGAAAAACATACGCA AATCCAATTGTAAATGGGCGATCCAGTGACATTTCATCAAAAGAGTATAAATTGGCCGAGCTAAGACTAAAAGAATTGTCAGATATCACCAACCAATTTGTGCTTAGGCGCACTAATGCActtttatctaaattactGCCCCCAAAGATTACAATGAATGTATTTTGCAATATGACGCCAATTCAGCAGACAATGTACGACCTATTTACTAC gacaaaaattttgtataaaaagACCGATAGCAAAATACCAAATAAGGGGTTACTTGCCATTAAGGGGCTAATGGCTCTTTGTAACCATCCATTCCTAATCAGCGATCCATCTAAGCTT GGAATCGATGGATTGAATGATATGATACAGGAACTCAAATACGCATCCAATGGCCGTTCTAAAAACATTCGATATGATCTTTCGggcaaattatatttgctTTACTG CTTGCTACATGAGATTAAGTGGAACACTGATGACAAAGTGGTAATTGTTTCATACTACACGCAAACATTGTCTTTGATTAAGAGATTATGCCGCGAGTGTAATTACACTTATACATGTCTTGACGGTTCAGTTCCACCTAAGAAACGACATGCTCTAGTAACG AAATTCAATGATCCTTTCTCTGATATTTTCGTATTTTTACTTTCCTCAAAGGCTGGCGGGGCTGGGGTTAATCTTATAGGGGCAAACAGGCTGATCATGTTTGACCCAGATTGGAATCCTGCCTTTGATTACCAA GCTTTGGCCAGGATTTGGAGAGATGGACAAAGAAAAGTATCATACATTTATCGCTTGTTTTGTAATGGAACCATAGAAGAAAAGATTTTACAGCGGCAATTATCAAAAGGATCATTAAGTTCCATGCTTGTAACTGATGGGCAAAATGAGATAGTTGAAGG GTTGTCTATGGAAGATTTACGTGACATATTTACACTGAAAACCAACACATTGTCAAATACGCACGACACTATTGGATGTAAGAATTGTACAGATAAATCATACAAAGCACAGGATGTGGATTTTGATGAAAAAG ATTTAAATACTTGGGCTCATCACTCGGACATCGAAACCCTTCCAGACGAAATACTGCGTAATGCCGCGACCAGGATACCAGAGACACTTATCGGTACTATAAGCGAACCGCCCAAAGGTTATAGGCCTGTATCGTTTGTATTCAGCTGCTATATTGATTTCAAACAACAAACCATTCAACAT AATACCGACGATATAAAAAATAGTGAAGATGAAAGCAACCTCGTGAATACCACCAAAATTGTGGCAAAAAACCCCGCCAAGGAAGCTGAAAATGTGGTAAATGTGGTAAAAGAGCCAACAAGGTTGAGGGAGAAAGAGAGAACAAGAAAGGACAGTGATTATTTGTACTTGGAAGAATCATTATTTAGCGATTCcgattaa
- a CDS encoding U6 snRNA-associated Sm-like protein LSm5 (overlaps_old_locusTagID:BBM_III03865): MSTIEGGPCYLPLALVDKCIGNRMWIIMKNDKELDGILCGFDDYMNMVLEDVKEYTYSPQGHTVENIDKCLLNGNNIVMLIPRGKSP, encoded by the exons ATGTCTACCATAGAGGGTGGCCCCTGCTATTTACCCCTTGCGCTAGTCGATAAATGCATTGGTAATCGTATGTGGATAATTATGAAGAATGACAAAGAGCTAGATGGAATTCTCTGTGGTTTCGACGATTATATGAATATG GTTTTGGAAGATGTTAAAGAGTACACCTATTCGCCTCAGGGTCATACTGTAGAAAATATTGACAAGTGTTTACTCAACGGTAACAATATCGTTATGCTCATACCGAGAGGGAAATCGCCATAA
- a CDS encoding hypothetical protein (overlaps_old_locusTagID:BBM_III03870) produces the protein MQLINLSASLLIAISYFFIKIYSRVSETELIDQNNEVVAKLISGFDKEGHILVGINMLLEHIRNVILQDEHLRVKFGGVSINDNFETINILANLLEHEIYTINKAVQSYKYNKLLHNVKKLKSLSLLNHFSSELKSTNDFRAALEKIHGLVYIEPSYFLDIFKREQNNDFTQGNNNAMRVSGMDTNSLPGNEMIDRKELNYIIESDLNRKLVGGNPEKLINNDYMMLNELFGEIKQTDEGNEHLNLTKRWRIISAMFEDSYMTHEGISKWHSMLGVELFLAANGNPLILGQFLWFEIIYSYFDKFLGNAERKLFTWGDILHANGDVKYEMVYEICGIKNSKNSRIEKRSKKTKPNNNQVGIHCQALELVIEQINYLEAIYQNHFSSNTKNQEIWANSTTNASSSAVNSSSSFLDFSFFRSQKNEKPMPQNSWYSIYPYRLYDTHYNKDVFKHPFTQTEPMTLQAVIDSKYNGINHKTKNMDDPSISERNDDQSNGPLSSDITDALQKNINKEYSPPFRPRNNIVYEKLLLGNNIKLLYTPEEISETISNDANTFLTALYMYREDPIYAMYYHEYIALSFEAIYNTDNSDSRTFYKSFGTNVRSCLELLAGKEVSKQVSGKLSLRIHHKKIPHLFSSFDKSNDTNAYCKDYIGLAMFFIYKSIGYTNLEKSMLLVTPRGISPMNTLLTTKSYLLRDAVMLDKNWLAVLLMLRLVTLRNGTESYNHMKNKNMEFFISARNFWSNKNVETAVVTRYNMYYSESPSILLEKSLNNCTLERLLTSIKFLLHYNTFMTLDRFSQRVDNLTLIESMNKFIGAWTEFGYEKSREEILASRENKPNDNDHGKLFDWMDKDYINLGNWNEQLCGLLQWYLERFLKQPYIQQLIEMNRLAPNLYKLPNHIQLAIDSLTNLKLAEKKMLMMASTTGKNNMILWYPVQIDHQSVMYVLENISFVGEIMGHVFDEELLDLSFTNMCMRLQYLAYSHYFHSIGSNLDEVSAFVHPSYSSYSYYTREFELQKSMASMQFTNVWKLLYQIGMSIIVNKESLSHVENGLDTEMWKRSLFDPKSIQDMMKLSSGSTYESGLLKNFFSNTKASVNKLLKIGSTVWLAHTSSFTGHLYNYMGFRKLGTGIMVLSPYYAYIVNHWNKDVLKKSTLEFKNETNHASTRNPTNSGNTLQLNLLDKMNTLKFLRNKKALQFISNNNSLTGYGKNAQIKAISPHNKFGRFMSKIKMLSVFKSFDWNSIKSSKYIRIFKFISGLVASIVVMYYLMSHLIMIILVSGSVGIAWLSYKYINISPLGYIKRKMLSGS, from the exons ATGCAACTAATCAATCTCTCCGCATCATTGCTCATCGCAATATCCTATTTCttcataaaaatttactCAAGAGTATCAGAAACTGAACTTATCGATCAGAATAATGAGGTTGttgcaaaattaatttcagGGTTTGATAAGGAGGGTCATATATTAG TTGGGATTAATATGCTATTGGAGCATATACGCAATGTAATACTGCAGGATGAGCACCTTAGGGTCAAGTTTGGCGGCGTCAGTATCAacgataattttgaaactATCAATATCCTTGCTAATTTATTGGAGCATGAGATATACACGATAAACAAAGCGGTTCAGTCTTATAAGTATAATAAGCTGCTTCACAATGTAAAGAAGCTAAAATCGCTTTCATTGCTTAACCACTTTTCCTCTGAACTCAAATCAACTAATGATTTTAGAGCGGCATTGGAAAAAATCCATGGGctagtatatattgaaCCGAGCTATTTTTtggatatatttaaaaGGGAACAAAATAATGACTTCACACAAGGTAATAATAATGCCATGAGAGTCTCTGGAATGGATACAAATTCGCTGCCTGGCAATGAGATGATCGACAGAAAGGAATTGAATTACATCATTGAGAGTGACCTAAATCGAAAACTCGTGGGTGGAAACCCAGAGAAACTGattaataatgattatatgaTGTTGAATGAGTTGTTTGGTGAGATAAAACAAACGGATGAAGGAAATGagcatttaaatttgacaaagCGTTGGCGAATTATCTCCGCAATGTTTGAAGACTCTTATATGACTCATGAAGGGATTTCCAAATGGCATTCCATGTTAGGagttgaattatttttggcGGCCAATGGAAACCCACTTATTCTGGGGCAGTTTTTGTGgtttgaaataatatacagttattttgacaaatttttagGAAATGCCGAAAGGAAATTGTTCACTTGGGGTGATATTTTACATGCGAATGGCGATGTTAAATATGAGATGGTTTATGAGATTTGCGGAATAAAGAATTCTAAGAATAGCCGCATTGAGAAACGATCAAAGAAAACTAAACCAAACAATAATCAAGTTGGCATTCACTGTCAAGCACTGGAACTTGTAATTGAacaaataaactatttggAGGCTATATACCAAAATCACTTTTCCTCCAATACTAAAAATCAGGAAATTTGGGCCAATTCTACAACTAATGCCAGTTCTAGTGCAGTTAATAGTAGTTCTAGCTTCCTGGACTTTTCTTTTTTTAGATCtcaaaaaaatgaaaagCCAATGCCACAAAATTCTTGGTACTCCATCTACCCCTATAGGCTTTATGATACACACTATAACAAAGATGTGTTCAAGCATCCATTCACCCAAACTGAACCAATGACTTTACAAGCGGTGATAGACTCAAAATACAATGGAATAAATCataaaactaaaaatatGGACGATCCCAGCATATCAGAAAGAAATGATGACCAGTCAAACGGGCCTTTATCATCTGACATAACCGACGCGCtgcaaaaaaatatcaacaaGGAATATTCCCCGCCATTTCGACCTAGAAACAACATAGTTTACGAGAAATTGCTGCTtggaaataatataaaattgctTTATACTCCCGAGGAAATATCTGAAACCATTTCTAATGATGCTAACACTTTTTTGACTGCTTTGTATATGTACAGAGAAGATCCAATTTATGCAATGTACTACCACGAATACATTGCACTAAGTTTTGAGGCTATATATAACACCGATAATAGTGATTCTAGAACATTTTACAAGTCATTTGGAACTAATGTACGATCTTGCCTAGAGCTGCTGGCTGGTAAAGAAGTGTCAAAGCAGGTTTCCggtaaattatcattgaGAATACACCATAAGAAGATCCCACACCTGTTTAGTTCATTCGACAAGAGTAACGATACCAACGCCTACTGCAAAGATTACATTGGTCTAGCCATGTTCTTCATATACAAGTCAATCGGatatactaatttagaaaaGTCTATGCTCTTAGTTACCCCTCGAGGGATTTCACCAATGAATACATTATTAACTACGAAATCGTACCTGCTAAGGGATGCAGTAATGCTGGACAAAAATTGGTTAGCAGTCCTTTTAATGCTAAGGCTTGTTACTCTGCGTAATGGGACTGAGAGTTACAATCATATGAAGAACAAAAACatggaattttttattagtgCCCGGAACTTTTGGAGCAATAAAAACGTGGAAACAGCAGTTGTGACCCGATACAATATGTACTACTCGGAGTCTCCTTCTATCTTGTTGGAAAAATCGCTAAACAATTGCACTCTTGAGAGACTATTAACCAGCATCAAATTTCTACTTCACTACAACACTTTTATGACACTTGACCGTTTCTCACAACGTGTGGACAATTTAACGCTAATAGAATCTatgaacaaatttataGGCGCTTGGACCGAATTCGGTTATGAAAAGTCAAGGGAGGAGATATTGGCCTCCAGGGAAAATAAGCCCAACGACAACGATCACggaaaattgtttgattgGATGGACAAGGATTACATCAATTTGGGCAACTGGAACGAGCAACTTTGTGGTTTACTCCAATGGTATCTAGAACGTTTCTTAAAGCAGCCATATATACAGCAATTGATTGAGATGAATAGGCTGGCGCCTAACTTGTATAAGCTGCCGAATCATATACAATTGGCCATAGATTCGCTAACCAACCTAAAATTGGCCGAGAAAAAAATGTTAATGATGGCCAGCACTACAGGCAAGAATAATATGATCTTATGGTACCCAGTGCAAATTGATCACCAGTCCGTTATGTACGTACTGGAAAACATTTCTTTTGTGGGCGAAATAATGGGCCATGTTTTTGATGAGGAACTACTGGACCTGTCCTTTACCAATATGTGCATGCGCTTGCAATATTTGGCATACTCTCACTACTTCCATTCCATAGGAAGCAATCTGGATGAGGTGTCTGCATTCGTACATCCCTCCTACAGCAGTTATTCATACTACACCCGTGAATTTGaattacaaaaatcaaTGGCGTCTATGCAATTCACAAACGTGTGGAAGTTACTATACCAAATTGGGATGTCGATAATTGTGAATAAAGAATCTTTGTCTCATGTGGAGAATGGATTGGATACGGAGATGTGGAAGAGATCTTTATTTGATCCGAAATCAATTCAGGACATGATGAAGCTATCATCTGGCAGTACTTATGAATCAGGATTGctcaaaaattttttctCAAACACCAAAGCAAGTGTCAATAAACTTTTAAAAATTGGTTCAACCGTTTGGCTTGCCCATACTTCAAGTTTCACTGGGcatttgtacaattatatgGGGTTTAGGAAACTTGGCACTGGTATAATGGTCCTTTCCCCCTACTATGCATACATTGTTAACCATTGGAACAAGGATGTTTTGAAAAAGTCTACGCTCGAGTTTAAGAATGAAACTAACCACGCTTCGACAAGAAACCCTACCAACTCTGGAAACACCTTGCAGTTGAATTTATTAGATAAAATGAACACATTGAAGTTTCTTAGGAATAAAAAAGCGcttcaatttatttcaaataataaCTCCCTAACGGGATACGGCAAAAATGCGCAAATTAAGGCGATCAGCCCACACAATAAGTTTGGCAGATTTATGTcaaagataaaaatgttgaGCGTGttcaaatcatttgattGGAATAGTATAAAATCTTCAAAGTATATTAGAATTTTTAAGTTTATTTCAGGTCTTGTTGCTTCAATAGTCGTcatgtattatttaatgtctcatttaataatgatcATTCTTGTATCTGGTTCAGTGGGAATCGCCTGGCTTTCctacaaatatatcaatatttcaCCATTGGGCTATATCAAGCGGAAAATGCTGTCAGGCAgctaa